The window CGCATATTTATGCCTAACCTACACATCACGTGTAAAACTCTTATCAAAAAGACAAAGCCGTGGACTACCCCTGCCCTATATTGTTGtttcaactcttataacttaagtttATAACCAATTGCTTTCTTCATTTCTATTCTGGATAAAGAATACAAAGGGATGGAGCAGACCATAACAGAAAAAGATGAAGCTGCATATTTATTTCTAATTACAGAACTAAAAACCAGATCTTGAGATCTAGTATTGGTTTCACATTATATGTACAGAAAATGTGGAAAACAAACTAGATATAAAAGTTGAAAAATACCCAAAAAACTAAGAGGAAAGCTCAATCAACTTTCCACTTTTAAGTAGCCTTAATCTCAAGATCTAACTATAGGAGAAATTCTCTTAAAATAGCTCAATGAAAGATAACATTATTCAGAGCTCACTAATAATTTCCATTTACTGTATTTCTCTTCATCGCGATTCAGCAATTCTGGATGTCAATGATATCCGAAGCTGCTCTTGCGTGTAAAGCCGGCTCCCCATTTTCACTGTCGCTTGTTGGATCATCAACTCGTTGACAACTGAAACACTAGCATGGTGCACATCTAAGTCCAATTCCATGAGAGCGGCCATTAACCTCGCGGCTGGATGGTTCTTTTTATTAGATTGTATACGAATCATAGCATCCCATCCGATCACTTTAACGTCGATATCCATATCTACAATCTTGAGATCTTGATTTGGCGGTGGAGGACCGGTATAGTTTGATCCCTTGTTGGCTAATTCATTCCTTAAAGATTCAATTTGGTTCCTCAACTCATCTTTATCTGAGTCAGAATTCTGAACCTTTGATTTCAACTCATTGATAAATGCAATTGCATCACCAAGAAGTGATGCTTTATCCATTTTTGACACATTTGGTACAACAGCTCTAAGTGCATAGAATCTTTGATTCAATTTCTCCCTCCTTTGCCTCTCTGCCTCCACATGATTCAATGGCTCCTCTCTCCCGTTAGCCGGTTTCCTTCCTCGTTTCCTCGGCCTCTTCTCGGGATCTACAACTCTACTACTATCCGCTTCCTTCACCACCGAAGCCTCGAGATCTGAATGATCCGAATCGCCACCTCCACCGGACTTCCCCGTGTTTGAACTTGGCAAGATCACACCCGAAACAAATGAAAGCATTCCTTCTTCATTGCTTCCTCTTGATGCAGGTGACCTTTTCTTGTTCTTGTTCTTGTTCTCCTCCGCAGGCCCGGGACCGAACTGAGATTGGCCCGAAAACAAGCTCCCATTTGCACTTGAAGCATTTCTCTTAGTACTATCACCAAAATTCAAGATTTCGCCAGACTCAGGCTTGCAAGAACGCGAAGAATTcacattcccatttccactcctaGTATTACTTCCATCAAATCCATATTCGGAAAAATTCAACTCCCTAGTGAAAAATCCTTGTGTTTGCTGAGAATTTTGATTAACATTTTCAGAATTCTCATTTCCAAACACAAGTTGCTTACTACTATTACTTGAAGGAACTGTATTCGACGAATCCTTGACTTCCACCACTGAGGAAGGTGGATCCGTAAGCCAAAGGGTTGAAGGATCGGGCTCAGCCTGAATAGCACATGAGCCCGATCCTGAGCCCGTAGTCGCGCCCATATCAATATTAAAATCAAACAAGATTTTAACCTTGTTCATTAAATCAGCGCTCTG is drawn from Nicotiana tomentosiformis chromosome 12, ASM39032v3, whole genome shotgun sequence and contains these coding sequences:
- the LOC104085017 gene encoding transcription factor MYC1-like — encoded protein: MTDYRIPTMTNIWSNTTSDDNMMEAFLSSDPSSFWAGTNTPTPRSSVSPAPAPVTGIAGDPLKSMPYFNQESLQQRLQTLIDGAREAWTYAIFWQSSVVDFVSPSVLGWGDGYYKGEEDKNKRKTAAFSPDFITEQEHRKKVLRELNSLISGTQTGGENDAVDEEVTDTEWFFLISMTQSFVNGSGLPGLAMYSSSPIWVTGRERLAASHCERARQAQGFGLQTMVCIPSANGVVELGSTELIFQSADLMNKVKILFDFNIDMGATTGSGSGSCAIQAEPDPSTLWLTDPPSSVVEVKDSSNTVPSSNSSKQLVFGNENSENVNQNSQQTQGFFTRELNFSEYGFDGSNTRSGNGNVNSSRSCKPESGEILNFGDSTKRNASSANGSLFSGQSQFGPGPAEENKNKNKKRSPASRGSNEEGMLSFVSGVILPSSNTGKSGGGGDSDHSDLEASVVKEADSSRVVDPEKRPRKRGRKPANGREEPLNHVEAERQRREKLNQRFYALRAVVPNVSKMDKASLLGDAIAFINELKSKVQNSDSDKDELRNQIESLRNELANKGSNYTGPPPPNQDLKIVDMDIDVKVIGWDAMIRIQSNKKNHPAARLMAALMELDLDVHHASVSVVNELMIQQATVKMGSRLYTQEQLRISLTSRIAESR